A genomic stretch from Scatophagus argus isolate fScaArg1 chromosome 19, fScaArg1.pri, whole genome shotgun sequence includes:
- the LOC124050714 gene encoding prolyl endopeptidase-like isoform X2 produces the protein MTELYDYPKYSCPFKRGSRYFHFYNSGLQNHSVMYMQESLDAEPIVFLDPNTFSDDGTVALQGYAFSEDGEYLAYGTSASGADWVEIHFLQVKGAIPLEDHLVHVKFSCLSWTHDGKGIFYNTYPTEDGKSTGKETYSNVNQKLYYHVLGTPQSKDVLCAEFPEHPKWMSAAEVSDDGRYVLLTLREGCDPVNRLWYCDLQTIPQGITGVLPWVKLIDNFDAEYEYVTNEGTLFTFKTNLDAPRYRLINIDFASPDQSNWKELIPQHDKDVIVFATCTYSSYLFVCFLHDVKNVLKMYQLSTGEELRTFPLDVGSVVGFTGRKIDSEIFYYFTSFLSPAIIYHCDLTKQPLQPHVFREVTVKGFNPSDYQTIQIFYPSKDGTQIPMFIVHKKGIKLDGSHPGFLYGYGGFNISITPSYSVSRLIFVRHMGGILAVANIRGGGEYGETWHKAGMLASKQNCFTDFQCAAEYLIKEGYTSPSKLTINGGSNGGLLVAACANQRPDLFGCVVAQVGVMDMLKFHKFTIGHAWTSDYGCSDNKEQFDWLIKYSPLHNVRVPEDNGVQYPAMLLLTGDHDDRVVPFHSLKYIATLQYVVGRSSKQTNPLFILVDTKSGHGQGKPTNKVIQEVADTYAFIAKCLNISWVK, from the exons ATGACTGAGCTGTATGACTACCCCAAGTATAGCTGTCCCTTCAAGAGGGGGAGCAG GTACTTTCACTTCTACAACTCAGGTCTCCAAAATCATAGTGTGATGTATATGCAGGAGAGCCTGGATGCCGAGCCCATAGTCTTCTTGGatccaaacacattttctgatgATGGGACTGTTGCCCTCCAAG GCTATGCATTCTCTGAGGATGGGGAGTACCTGGCGTATGGCACAAGCGCCAGCGGGGCAGACTGGGTGGAGATCCACTTTTTGCAAGTTAAAGGTGCCATCCCTCTGGAGGACCACCTGGTGCACGTCAAGTTTAGCTGCTTGTCCTGGACTCATGATGGGAAGGGGATTTTCTACAACACCTACCCCACCGAGGATGGCAAGAGTACTG gCAAAGAGACCTACAGCAATGTGAACCAGAAGCTGTACTACCATGTTTTGGGGACTCCACAGTCTAAGGATGTACTGTGTGCTGAGTTTCCTGAACACCCCAAGTGGATGAGTGCAGCTGAG GTATCAGATGATGGACGCTACGTGCTGCTGACTCTCAGGGAAGGCTGTGATCCTGTCAATAGACTGTGGTATTGTGACCTTCAGACCATTCCCCAGGGTATTACAG GAGTTTTGCCGTGGGTGAAACTAATTGACAACTTTGACGCTGAGTACGAATACGTGACCAATGAGGGCACGCTGTTCACATTCAAGACCAACTTGGACGCCCCACGTTACCGCCTCATCAACATCGACTTTGCCTCCCCTGACCAAAGCAACTGGAAAGAGCTCATTCCTCAGCATGACAAAGATGTTATTG TGTTCGCCACCTGTACGTACTCCAGCtacctgtttgtttgcttccttCATGATGTCAAGAACGTGTTGAAAATGTATCAGCTGAGCACAGGGGAGGAGCTGAGGACCTTCCCCCTTGACGTCGGCTCTGTGGTGGGTTTCACGGGGCGCAAGATCGACTCTGAGATCTTCTACTATTtcacctccttcctctccccAG CCATCATCTACCACTGTGACCTGACTAAGCAGCCGCTGCAGCCCCACGTCTTCAGAGAGGTCACCGTCAAAGGCTTCAACCCCTCTGACTACCAGACCATCCAG ATCTTCTATCCCTCCAAAGATGGCACTCAAATCCCCATGTTTATTGTTCACAAGAAGGGCATCAAATTGGATGGCTCCCATCCAGGTTTTCTGTACGGCTATGGTGGTTTTAACATCTCCATCACACCAAGCTACAGTGTCTCACGACTCATCTTTGTCAGACATATGGGGGGAATCCTGGCTGTTGCCAACATTCGAGGAGGAGGGGAGTATGGGGAGACCTGGCACAAAG CTGGCATGTTGGCCAGCAAACAGAACTGCTTCACTGACTTCCAGTGTGCAGCTGAATATCTCATCAAGGAGGGATACACTTCTCCTTCCAAGCTGACCATAAATGGAGGCTCTAATGGTGGCCTGCTTGTAG CGGCCTGTGCAAACCAGCGGCCTGACCTTTTTGGCTGTGTGGTGGCTCAGGTGGGCGTCATGGACATGCTGAAGTTCCACAAGTTCACCATCGGCCACGCCTGGACCTCAGACTACGGTTGTTCAGATAACAAAGAACAGTTTGACTGGCTCATCAA GTACTCCCCACTTCATAATGTCCGCGTCCCAGAAGACAACGGGGTCCAGTACCCCGCGATGCTCCTGCTAACAGGGGACCATGATGACCGCGTGGTGCCTTTCCACTCCCTCAAGTACATCGCCACCCTGCAGTACGTTGTAGGCCGCAGCTCCAAGCAGACGAACCCCCTGTTCAT
- the LOC124050714 gene encoding prolyl endopeptidase-like isoform X1 gives MPKAIAPPKLMFYRIQRVISKPLFHSVRQLFLPRSSRKLTSKMAFQYPHAYRDDAVVDDYHGHKVPDAYSWLEDPDSEKTRAFVSAQNQLTLPFLERCEVRDLFKNRMTELYDYPKYSCPFKRGSRYFHFYNSGLQNHSVMYMQESLDAEPIVFLDPNTFSDDGTVALQGYAFSEDGEYLAYGTSASGADWVEIHFLQVKGAIPLEDHLVHVKFSCLSWTHDGKGIFYNTYPTEDGKSTGKETYSNVNQKLYYHVLGTPQSKDVLCAEFPEHPKWMSAAEVSDDGRYVLLTLREGCDPVNRLWYCDLQTIPQGITGVLPWVKLIDNFDAEYEYVTNEGTLFTFKTNLDAPRYRLINIDFASPDQSNWKELIPQHDKDVIVFATCTYSSYLFVCFLHDVKNVLKMYQLSTGEELRTFPLDVGSVVGFTGRKIDSEIFYYFTSFLSPAIIYHCDLTKQPLQPHVFREVTVKGFNPSDYQTIQIFYPSKDGTQIPMFIVHKKGIKLDGSHPGFLYGYGGFNISITPSYSVSRLIFVRHMGGILAVANIRGGGEYGETWHKAGMLASKQNCFTDFQCAAEYLIKEGYTSPSKLTINGGSNGGLLVAACANQRPDLFGCVVAQVGVMDMLKFHKFTIGHAWTSDYGCSDNKEQFDWLIKYSPLHNVRVPEDNGVQYPAMLLLTGDHDDRVVPFHSLKYIATLQYVVGRSSKQTNPLFILVDTKSGHGQGKPTNKVIQEVADTYAFIAKCLNISWVK, from the exons ATGCCCAAAGCCATAGCCCCCCCTAAGTTGATGTTTTACAGAATTCAGAGGGTCATTTCTAAACCACTATTTCACTCAGTGAGACAGCTTTTTTTGCCCCGCAGTTCCCGAAAATTGACCTCCAAGATGGCTTTCCAGTATCCACACGCTTACCGTGACGATGCAGTT GTGGATGACTATCATGGCCACAAAGTGCCAGATGCGTACAGCTGGCTGGAGGACCCGGACAGTGAAAAAACACGG GCCTTTGTCAGTGCTCAGAACCAGCTGACTTTGCCATTTTTAGAGCGCTGTGAGGTGCGAGACCTGTTCAAGAATCGCATGACTGAGCTGTATGACTACCCCAAGTATAGCTGTCCCTTCAAGAGGGGGAGCAG GTACTTTCACTTCTACAACTCAGGTCTCCAAAATCATAGTGTGATGTATATGCAGGAGAGCCTGGATGCCGAGCCCATAGTCTTCTTGGatccaaacacattttctgatgATGGGACTGTTGCCCTCCAAG GCTATGCATTCTCTGAGGATGGGGAGTACCTGGCGTATGGCACAAGCGCCAGCGGGGCAGACTGGGTGGAGATCCACTTTTTGCAAGTTAAAGGTGCCATCCCTCTGGAGGACCACCTGGTGCACGTCAAGTTTAGCTGCTTGTCCTGGACTCATGATGGGAAGGGGATTTTCTACAACACCTACCCCACCGAGGATGGCAAGAGTACTG gCAAAGAGACCTACAGCAATGTGAACCAGAAGCTGTACTACCATGTTTTGGGGACTCCACAGTCTAAGGATGTACTGTGTGCTGAGTTTCCTGAACACCCCAAGTGGATGAGTGCAGCTGAG GTATCAGATGATGGACGCTACGTGCTGCTGACTCTCAGGGAAGGCTGTGATCCTGTCAATAGACTGTGGTATTGTGACCTTCAGACCATTCCCCAGGGTATTACAG GAGTTTTGCCGTGGGTGAAACTAATTGACAACTTTGACGCTGAGTACGAATACGTGACCAATGAGGGCACGCTGTTCACATTCAAGACCAACTTGGACGCCCCACGTTACCGCCTCATCAACATCGACTTTGCCTCCCCTGACCAAAGCAACTGGAAAGAGCTCATTCCTCAGCATGACAAAGATGTTATTG TGTTCGCCACCTGTACGTACTCCAGCtacctgtttgtttgcttccttCATGATGTCAAGAACGTGTTGAAAATGTATCAGCTGAGCACAGGGGAGGAGCTGAGGACCTTCCCCCTTGACGTCGGCTCTGTGGTGGGTTTCACGGGGCGCAAGATCGACTCTGAGATCTTCTACTATTtcacctccttcctctccccAG CCATCATCTACCACTGTGACCTGACTAAGCAGCCGCTGCAGCCCCACGTCTTCAGAGAGGTCACCGTCAAAGGCTTCAACCCCTCTGACTACCAGACCATCCAG ATCTTCTATCCCTCCAAAGATGGCACTCAAATCCCCATGTTTATTGTTCACAAGAAGGGCATCAAATTGGATGGCTCCCATCCAGGTTTTCTGTACGGCTATGGTGGTTTTAACATCTCCATCACACCAAGCTACAGTGTCTCACGACTCATCTTTGTCAGACATATGGGGGGAATCCTGGCTGTTGCCAACATTCGAGGAGGAGGGGAGTATGGGGAGACCTGGCACAAAG CTGGCATGTTGGCCAGCAAACAGAACTGCTTCACTGACTTCCAGTGTGCAGCTGAATATCTCATCAAGGAGGGATACACTTCTCCTTCCAAGCTGACCATAAATGGAGGCTCTAATGGTGGCCTGCTTGTAG CGGCCTGTGCAAACCAGCGGCCTGACCTTTTTGGCTGTGTGGTGGCTCAGGTGGGCGTCATGGACATGCTGAAGTTCCACAAGTTCACCATCGGCCACGCCTGGACCTCAGACTACGGTTGTTCAGATAACAAAGAACAGTTTGACTGGCTCATCAA GTACTCCCCACTTCATAATGTCCGCGTCCCAGAAGACAACGGGGTCCAGTACCCCGCGATGCTCCTGCTAACAGGGGACCATGATGACCGCGTGGTGCCTTTCCACTCCCTCAAGTACATCGCCACCCTGCAGTACGTTGTAGGCCGCAGCTCCAAGCAGACGAACCCCCTGTTCAT